From a region of the Betta splendens chromosome 5, fBetSpl5.4, whole genome shotgun sequence genome:
- the LOC114855793 gene encoding G-protein coupled receptor 22 → METEGYRDLLETSDGQGAGPLDGGGAVGVEEGWSTPYPLGFQVSLTTVLMLELVLGFSSNLTVLVLYCAQSNLVDSVSNLVTVNLHVLDILVCVLCLPLTAAVILLPAGESGVGSLATLCCFHEACVTFTSVATAVNVLVISLDRYDISVRPASRLLTPRRATLLLAAVWAMSLAVFFLPFLEGDFFSSGEDEGEDEEPERQNRDPELTTGLTTVFSSAAPSPLPTSHPSSLSHHLPPVWQNRTLLCVGGQGYYTGMAMYYHLLLQVPCFFIAVAVMLFTYSRILQALNIRIGSHMMRSTRAKDSTCRIRCRRQRRKDLSLPTEVVSSNQNQNLSHPPLIPSSTPTPTSPPPLSSMPPGMSDSGATVTTVSTAATTPIATTPATPASPTPASAAAQAHATAPLPASSMGVQASVSAIIALRRAVRRHRDRRERQRRVLKMSLIIISTFLGCWAPLSAVNVLILCLGPSDGLVRLRLCFLAMAYGTTIFHPLLYAFTRQKLRRALKTRVKKRVVSLLQVDPAPSGGTIIHNSWVEGGQRKTRKPRVEASDGTDRCLTEAVRE, encoded by the coding sequence ATGGAGACCGAAGGCTACCGTGACCTTCTGGAGACCAGCGACGGTCAGGGGGCGGGCCCACTGGACGGCGGGGGCGCGGTGGgcgtggaggaggggtggaGCACCCCCTACCCCCTGGGCTTTCAGGTGTCCCTCACCACtgtgctgatgctggagctggtgctgggctTCAGCAGCAACCTGACCGTGCTGGTGCTTTACTGCGCCCAGTCCAACCTGGTGGACTCCGTCAGCAACCTGGTCACCGTCAACCTCCACGTGCTGGACATCCTGGTGTGCGTGCTGTGCCTGCCGCTGACGGCGGCCGTGATCCTGCTGCCGGCCGGCGAGAGCGGCGTGGGCAGCCTGGCCACGCTCTGCTGCTTCCACGAGGCCTGCGTGACCTTCACCAGCGTGGCCACGGCCGTCAACGTGCTGGTGATCAGCCTGGACCGCTACGACATCTCGGTGCGCCCGGCCAGCCGCCTGCTGACGCCGCGGCGCGCCACGCTGCTCCTGGCGGCGGTGTGGGCCATGTCCCTCGCCGTCTTCTTCCTGCCCTTCCTGGAGGGAGACTTCTTCTCGTCAGGCGAGGACGAgggcgaggacgaggagccgGAGCGGCAGAACCGCGACCCCGAGCTCACCACCGGACTGACCACCGTTTTTTCCTCCGCCGCTCCCTCCCCGTTACCCACAagtcacccctcctccctctcccaccaCCTGCCCCCAGTGTGGCAGAACCGGACTCTACTGTGTGTCGGAGGGCAGGGGTATTACACCGGCATGGCTATGTACTACCACCTGTTACTCCAGGTCCCCTGCTTCTTCATCGCCGTGGCCGTCATGTTGTTTACCTACTCGCGGATCCTACAGGCCCTGAACATCCGCATCGGCTCCCACATGATGCGGAGCACGCGCGCCAAGGACTCCACctgcaggatccgctgcaggcggcagaggaggaaggaccTGAGCCTGCCCACGGAGGTAGTGTCCTCCAACCAGAACCAAAACCTCAGCCACCCGCCCCtcatcccctcctccaccccgaCGCCCACGtcgccccctcccctctcctccatgCCCCCGGGGATGTCCGACAGCGGCGCGACAGTGACTACTGTCAGCACCGCTGCCACCACCCCCATCGCCACCACCCCCGCCACCCCCGCGTCCCCGACCCCGGCCTCGGCCGCGGCGCAGGCCCACGCCACGGCGCCGCTGCCGGCCTCCTCCATGGGCGTCCAGGCCTCGGTGTCGGCCATCATCGCCCTGAGGCGAGCGGTGCGCAGGCACAGGGACCGCAGGGAGCGCCAGCGCCGCGTCCTAAAGATGTCCCTGATCATTATCTCCACCTTCCTGGGCTGCTGGGCCCCTCTGTCCGCGGTCAACGTTCTGATCCTGTGTCTGGGCCCCAGCGACGGCCTGGTGCGCCTGCGCCTCTGCTTCTTGGCCATGGCTTACGGAACCACCATCTTTCATCCTCTGCTCTACGCGTTCACCAGGCAGAAGCTGCGGCGAGCGCTGAAAACCCGGGTCAAGAAAAGGGTGGTGTCCCTCCTGCAGGTGGACCCCGCTCCGAGCGGGGGCACCATCATACATAACTcctgggtggagggggggcagaggaaGACTCGAAAGCCGAGGGTGGAGGCCAGCGACGGCACAGACCGATGCCTCACGGAGGCAGTGAGGGAATGA